A stretch of the Agrobacterium vitis genome encodes the following:
- a CDS encoding DoxX family protein, whose product MTHQTQTTNQLKTGLAGIIATPAVRTVALLALCAAYIQGPLTKIFDFNGAIAEMDHFGLHPAAVFAVVVIIFELTASAMVISGVLRWAGALALAGFTLMATFIALRFWEMAPGMDRMMATNAFFEHLGLAGAFVFVAAFDLTKGAK is encoded by the coding sequence ATGACCCACCAAACACAGACCACCAACCAACTGAAAACAGGTTTGGCGGGCATCATCGCAACGCCAGCAGTCCGCACCGTTGCGCTGCTAGCGCTCTGCGCCGCCTATATTCAGGGTCCGCTGACCAAGATCTTCGATTTCAACGGCGCCATAGCCGAGATGGACCATTTTGGTCTGCATCCAGCCGCCGTCTTTGCAGTCGTCGTCATCATTTTCGAGCTGACAGCCTCTGCCATGGTGATCTCAGGCGTTCTGCGCTGGGCAGGAGCATTGGCACTTGCGGGCTTCACGCTGATGGCCACATTCATCGCGCTTCGGTTCTGGGAAATGGCTCCCGGCATGGACCGCATGATGGCCACCAACGCTTTCTTCGAACATCTTGGCCTTGCCGGTGCATTCGTCTTCGTCGCCGCCTTCGATCTCACCAAAGGAGCGAAGTGA